In one Tessaracoccus palaemonis genomic region, the following are encoded:
- a CDS encoding ABC transporter permease — protein sequence MNAPRRRASWATVARREILAQLTDRAFWIGTLATLALVVLGLGFGVVSATGGGTTRVAVSTDESMAVVQRAAASGVAVEAVEVAPDELRSSISGSDADAALEQVPGGWVLTVSDLTDTPDLADAITHVQISANATALGVDPADVLADTTLSVVPLEGDDLAAVAVFIATAAFSVLFMLAAVTYGMQIAQSVVTEKESRVVEILAAAIPVRQLLIGKVVGNMAMALGQVVLIVGVALLGLSWTDFAPLLGVVGGVVGWFVLFFIVGFASLACLWAAAGAMATRVQDLSQTTTPLTMVIMLVYFAGFFARGTAATVLSYVPIASTVTMPGRLMSGDAGWLDAVLALVVAAAFMTATIWVGDRIYRRGLLQTGTVLKLRDALRRAD from the coding sequence TCTGGATCGGCACGCTCGCAACCCTGGCGCTGGTGGTGCTCGGCCTCGGCTTCGGCGTGGTCTCCGCGACGGGGGGCGGCACGACCCGCGTCGCGGTGTCCACCGACGAGTCCATGGCGGTCGTGCAGCGCGCCGCGGCCTCCGGGGTCGCCGTCGAGGCCGTCGAGGTGGCGCCGGACGAGCTGCGTTCCAGCATCTCCGGATCCGATGCCGACGCCGCGCTCGAGCAGGTCCCCGGCGGCTGGGTGCTGACCGTCAGCGACCTGACCGACACCCCCGACCTGGCCGACGCCATCACGCACGTGCAGATCTCCGCCAATGCGACCGCGCTCGGCGTCGACCCGGCCGATGTGCTGGCCGACACGACGCTCAGCGTCGTTCCGCTGGAGGGCGACGACCTCGCCGCAGTGGCCGTCTTCATCGCCACCGCCGCGTTCTCCGTCCTGTTCATGCTGGCGGCCGTGACCTACGGCATGCAGATCGCACAGTCGGTCGTCACGGAGAAGGAGTCGCGCGTCGTGGAGATCCTCGCCGCGGCGATCCCGGTGCGTCAGCTGCTGATCGGCAAGGTCGTCGGCAACATGGCGATGGCGCTCGGGCAGGTCGTGCTGATCGTGGGCGTGGCTCTGCTCGGGCTGTCATGGACGGACTTCGCTCCGCTGCTCGGCGTCGTGGGCGGGGTCGTCGGCTGGTTCGTGCTGTTCTTCATCGTCGGGTTCGCGTCCCTGGCCTGCCTCTGGGCCGCTGCCGGAGCGATGGCCACGCGCGTGCAGGACCTCAGCCAGACCACCACCCCGCTGACCATGGTGATCATGCTCGTGTACTTCGCCGGTTTCTTCGCACGCGGCACCGCCGCGACCGTGCTCAGCTACGTGCCCATCGCCTCGACCGTCACGATGCCCGGCCGCCTGATGTCGGGGGACGCCGGCTGGCTCGACGCGGTGCTCGCCCTGGTCGTGGCGGCGGCGTTCATGACCGCCACGATCTGGGTCGGCGACCGGATCTACCGGCGCGGGCTGCTGCAGACGGGCACGGTGCTGAAGCTGCGCGATGCCCTGCGCCGGGCGGACTGA
- a CDS encoding MFS transporter — MTRAQRLDRLPFTRRHGRLLYGSGVGWALDAMDVGLISFIMAALAREWSLSNGELSLLGSIGFVGMALGASLGGLLADRIGRRHVFALTLLVYGLATGLSALSVGLVMLLALRFVVGVGLGAELPVASTLVSEFAPSRIRGRVVVALESFWAVGWLAAACVGYFLVPASDAGWRWALALGAIPAVWAIVVRFHLPESVRFLEAKGRHAEAEAAVVDFEASAGIVTPDDEKADEVPAEPAKVGWAELWRPRFRRTTVALWITWFAVNFAYYGAFIWLPTLLSQNGMTLVKSFEFTLVMTLAQLPGYAVAAVLVEVWGRRATLATFLVGSAVGAIAFATAPQLAGAIAPGSASVGYTVTLAAACVLSFFNLGAWGALYAVTPEVYPTAMRATGSGAATAFGRIAAMGAPLLVPVLNGWGGLPVLFVVFGVAFTVAALASLALPEYRGEALAER; from the coding sequence ATGACACGCGCGCAGCGCCTGGACAGACTCCCCTTCACCCGTCGGCACGGCCGGCTGCTCTATGGATCCGGCGTCGGCTGGGCGCTCGACGCGATGGACGTCGGTCTCATCTCCTTCATCATGGCCGCGCTCGCGCGGGAGTGGTCGCTCAGCAACGGGGAGCTGTCGCTGCTGGGGTCGATCGGCTTCGTCGGCATGGCGCTCGGCGCCTCCCTCGGCGGCCTGCTGGCCGACCGCATCGGGCGCCGCCACGTCTTCGCACTGACCCTGCTCGTCTACGGCTTGGCGACGGGGCTGTCCGCGCTGTCGGTGGGGCTGGTGATGCTGCTCGCGCTGCGCTTCGTCGTCGGCGTAGGGCTCGGGGCGGAGCTCCCCGTCGCCTCGACGCTGGTGTCCGAGTTCGCGCCGTCGCGCATCCGCGGCCGCGTCGTGGTGGCCCTCGAGTCGTTCTGGGCCGTCGGCTGGCTCGCGGCAGCCTGCGTCGGGTACTTCCTTGTCCCGGCCTCCGACGCCGGCTGGCGGTGGGCCCTGGCGCTCGGCGCGATCCCGGCCGTCTGGGCCATCGTGGTGCGCTTCCACCTGCCCGAGTCCGTGCGGTTCCTGGAGGCGAAGGGACGCCACGCCGAGGCCGAGGCCGCCGTCGTGGACTTCGAGGCGTCAGCCGGGATCGTGACGCCCGACGACGAGAAGGCCGACGAGGTCCCCGCGGAGCCCGCGAAGGTCGGCTGGGCGGAGCTCTGGCGGCCGCGTTTCCGGCGCACGACCGTCGCGCTGTGGATCACCTGGTTCGCCGTGAACTTCGCCTACTACGGCGCCTTCATCTGGCTGCCGACGCTGCTCAGCCAGAACGGGATGACGCTGGTGAAGTCCTTCGAGTTCACGCTCGTGATGACGCTGGCGCAGCTGCCCGGCTACGCCGTGGCCGCCGTGCTCGTGGAGGTGTGGGGCCGCCGCGCGACCCTGGCCACCTTCCTGGTGGGCTCGGCCGTCGGCGCCATCGCCTTCGCGACGGCCCCGCAGCTCGCGGGCGCGATCGCCCCGGGCAGCGCCTCGGTCGGCTACACCGTCACGCTGGCGGCGGCCTGCGTCCTGTCGTTCTTCAATCTCGGAGCCTGGGGCGCCCTGTACGCCGTCACCCCGGAGGTGTACCCCACCGCCATGCGGGCGACGGGCTCCGGCGCCGCGACCGCCTTCGGCCGCATCGCGGCGATGGGCGCGCCCCTGCTGGTCCCGGTGCTCAACGGCTGGGGCGGCCTGCCCGTACTGTTCGTCGTGTTCGGCGTGGCCTTCACCGTCGCCGCGCTTGCCTCCCTCGCGCTGCCCGAGTACCGCGGGGAGGCGCTCGCCGAGCGGTGA
- a CDS encoding cytochrome c oxidase subunit 4, which translates to MKPEKYVFWFIFVYICIVTPVYWLMSREIAGTFVLGFTGLLGGMIAAYLTLTARTFEPRPEDRGDAEVVDAAGDVGFFAPKSIWPFWAAVTVSVIFLGPALHQAWISLLGVALGIWSCSGWVLEFYRGDYKH; encoded by the coding sequence GTGAAGCCCGAGAAGTACGTCTTCTGGTTCATCTTCGTCTACATCTGCATCGTCACGCCGGTCTACTGGCTGATGTCGCGGGAGATCGCCGGCACGTTCGTGTTGGGCTTCACCGGCCTGCTGGGCGGCATGATCGCGGCCTACCTGACGCTGACGGCCCGCACGTTCGAGCCCCGTCCCGAGGACCGGGGCGACGCGGAGGTCGTCGACGCGGCCGGGGACGTCGGCTTCTTCGCGCCGAAGAGCATCTGGCCGTTCTGGGCCGCCGTCACCGTCTCGGTGATCTTCCTCGGCCCGGCGCTGCACCAGGCGTGGATCTCGCTGCTGGGAGTCGCTCTCGGCATCTGGTCCTGCTCCGGCTGGGTGCTGGAGTTCTACCGCGGCGACTACAAGCACTGA
- the ctaD gene encoding aa3-type cytochrome oxidase subunit I — protein MEAGAEGAAVHHTLGERAMKYLTTTDHKVIGNMYFVTAFIFFAIGGVLALGIRAELANPGMQYMNYETFNQFFTMHGTIMLLMFATPMFAGFANAILPLQLGAPDVAFPRMNGFAYYLYLFGSIMACAGFVSPGGAASFGWFAYAPLSNAINSPGVGHDLWIMGLYLLGLSSILGAVNFITTIITMRAPGLTMFRMPIFCWNILVTSMMVLIAFPVLAAGLLVLEADRVLGSNVLDPSSGGAILWQHLFWFFGHPEVYIIALPFFGIITEVLSAFSRKPVFGYYGLVFATLAIGALSVSVWAHHMFVTGSVNLPFFSFMTFLIAIPTGVKYFNWIGTLWRGSLTLNTSMMFAIGFLTTFLFGGLTGIILASPALDFPVSDTYFVVAHFHYVLFGTVVFAMFAGFYYWWPKFTGRMLNETWGKVHFWAIFIGFHMTFLVQHWLGVEGMQRRIADYGAWEGFTLLNQISTFGAFLLGVSMLPFMWNVWITRTSPKVTVNDPWGWGRSLEWATSCPPPRHNFDRLPRVRSMSPALDEARPELAAHNAAEDPGELLDRLTPENPEEVVTTDGAPVTAEGEAK, from the coding sequence CTGGAGGCCGGCGCCGAGGGTGCCGCGGTCCACCACACGCTCGGAGAGCGTGCCATGAAGTACCTCACGACGACCGATCACAAGGTCATCGGCAACATGTACTTCGTCACGGCGTTCATCTTCTTCGCGATCGGCGGCGTGCTGGCGCTCGGCATCCGTGCCGAGCTGGCCAACCCCGGCATGCAGTACATGAACTACGAGACGTTCAACCAGTTCTTCACCATGCACGGCACGATCATGCTGCTGATGTTCGCGACGCCGATGTTCGCGGGCTTCGCCAACGCGATCCTCCCGTTGCAGCTCGGCGCGCCCGATGTGGCGTTCCCGCGCATGAACGGCTTCGCGTACTACCTGTACCTTTTCGGCTCGATCATGGCCTGCGCAGGGTTCGTCAGCCCCGGCGGCGCCGCCAGCTTCGGCTGGTTCGCCTATGCACCGCTGAGCAACGCGATCAACTCGCCCGGCGTCGGTCACGACCTGTGGATCATGGGCCTGTACCTGCTCGGCCTGAGTTCCATCCTCGGCGCGGTGAACTTCATCACCACCATCATCACGATGCGCGCGCCCGGCCTGACGATGTTCCGCATGCCGATCTTCTGCTGGAACATCCTCGTCACGTCGATGATGGTCCTGATCGCGTTCCCGGTGCTCGCCGCCGGCCTGCTGGTCCTCGAGGCGGACCGCGTCCTCGGTTCGAACGTGCTCGACCCGTCGTCGGGCGGCGCGATCCTGTGGCAGCACCTGTTCTGGTTCTTCGGGCACCCCGAGGTCTACATCATCGCCCTGCCGTTCTTCGGCATCATCACCGAGGTGCTGAGCGCGTTCAGCCGCAAGCCGGTGTTCGGCTACTACGGCCTGGTGTTCGCGACGCTGGCCATCGGCGCGCTGTCGGTGTCGGTGTGGGCGCACCACATGTTCGTGACCGGCTCGGTGAACCTGCCGTTCTTCTCGTTCATGACGTTCCTGATCGCGATCCCGACAGGCGTGAAGTACTTCAACTGGATCGGCACTCTGTGGCGTGGCTCGTTGACGCTGAACACGTCGATGATGTTCGCGATCGGGTTCCTCACCACGTTCCTGTTCGGGGGCCTGACCGGCATCATCCTCGCCTCCCCGGCGCTCGACTTCCCGGTCTCGGACACCTACTTCGTCGTGGCCCACTTCCACTACGTGCTGTTCGGCACCGTCGTGTTCGCGATGTTCGCCGGCTTCTACTACTGGTGGCCGAAGTTCACCGGCAGGATGCTCAACGAGACGTGGGGCAAGGTCCACTTCTGGGCGATCTTCATCGGTTTCCACATGACCTTCCTCGTGCAGCACTGGCTGGGCGTCGAGGGCATGCAGCGCCGCATCGCCGACTACGGCGCCTGGGAGGGCTTCACGCTGCTGAACCAGATCTCGACGTTCGGCGCGTTCCTGCTCGGCGTCTCGATGCTGCCGTTCATGTGGAACGTCTGGATCACGCGCACGTCGCCGAAGGTCACCGTCAACGACCCGTGGGGCTGGGGCCGCTCGCTCGAGTGGGCCACGTCCTGCCCGCCGCCCAGGCACAACTTCGACCGCCTGCCCCGCGTCCGCTCCATGAGCCCGGCGCTCGACGAGGCCAGGCCGGAGCTGGCCGCGCACAACGCGGCGGAGGATCCCGGCGAGCTTCTCGACCGGTTGACGCCCGAGAACCCCGAGGAGGTCGTCACCACCGACGGCGCCCCCGTCACGGCTGAAGGAGAGGCCAAGTGA
- the ctaC gene encoding aa3-type cytochrome oxidase subunit II, whose protein sequence is MSVNPAPSRRRTTIRAGVAAAAGLALVALSACSGQGARLGLPEAASAEAPNVGNLWVGAWIASFVVGGIVWGLIGWAVIRYRRKDGDAPAPRQTTYHLPLELLYTLVPFLIVGVLFFYTVKAQDAMISQTDEPDVVVNVVGQKWSWTFSYMEEDNPDIGADAHTVGTLESIPDLYLPVDKTVRFNLNSADVIHSFWVPSFYFKMDVIPGQENSFDVTPNRLGTYDGKCAELCGEYHALMLFKVHIVTEEEYEAYVRDLAENGNEGARLVQDTIQNALPSTETDEEHS, encoded by the coding sequence GTGAGTGTCAATCCTGCGCCATCGAGGCGGCGGACAACTATTCGGGCGGGGGTCGCGGCGGCTGCCGGGCTCGCCCTGGTGGCTCTGTCGGCCTGCTCCGGACAGGGCGCCCGGCTCGGCCTCCCCGAGGCCGCGTCCGCGGAGGCCCCGAACGTCGGCAACCTCTGGGTGGGCGCCTGGATCGCGTCCTTCGTGGTCGGCGGCATCGTCTGGGGACTGATCGGCTGGGCGGTGATCCGGTACCGCCGTAAGGACGGCGACGCCCCCGCCCCACGGCAGACCACCTACCATCTGCCGCTCGAGCTGCTCTACACGCTCGTGCCCTTCCTCATCGTCGGCGTGCTGTTCTTCTACACCGTCAAGGCGCAGGACGCGATGATCTCGCAGACCGACGAGCCCGACGTCGTCGTCAACGTCGTCGGCCAGAAGTGGTCCTGGACCTTCAGCTACATGGAGGAGGACAACCCCGACATCGGCGCCGACGCCCACACCGTCGGCACGCTGGAGTCGATCCCGGACCTGTACCTCCCCGTCGACAAGACGGTGCGGTTCAACCTGAACTCCGCCGACGTCATCCACTCGTTCTGGGTCCCGTCGTTCTACTTCAAGATGGACGTGATCCCCGGCCAGGAGAACTCCTTCGACGTGACGCCGAACAGGCTCGGCACCTACGACGGGAAGTGTGCCGAGCTGTGCGGCGAGTACCACGCGCTGATGCTCTTCAAGGTGCACATCGTCACCGAGGAGGAGTACGAGGCGTACGTTCGTGACCTCGCCGAGAACGGCAACGAGGGGGCGCGTCTCGTGCAGGACACGATCCAGAACGCCCTGCCGAGCACCGAGACCGACGAGGAGCACTCGTGA
- a CDS encoding HesB/IscA family protein — translation MTDTQTVPGVVLTDVAQQKVRSLLESEGRDDLSLRIAVQPGGCSGLRYQLYFDDRILDGDVTTEYDGVTVVTDKMSAPYLGGASIDFMDTIEKQGFTIDNPNAQGSCACGDSFH, via the coding sequence GTGACTGACACCCAGACCGTTCCCGGCGTCGTCCTCACCGACGTCGCCCAGCAGAAGGTCCGTTCCCTGCTGGAGTCCGAAGGCCGCGACGACCTGTCGCTCCGCATCGCCGTCCAGCCCGGCGGCTGCTCCGGCCTGCGCTACCAGCTGTACTTCGATGACCGCATCCTCGACGGCGACGTCACGACCGAGTACGACGGCGTGACCGTGGTGACCGACAAGATGAGCGCCCCGTACCTGGGCGGCGCCTCCATCGACTTCATGGACACCATCGAGAAGCAGGGCTTCACCATCGACAACCCCAACGCGCAGGGCTCGTGCGCCTGCGGCGACTCCTTCCACTGA
- a CDS encoding glycerate kinase has translation MRVLVASDAIAGLSARETSEVIARAFAGEGAQVAVVPLAAGGPELADSLREAAPGVTVLAPATVADLADALEAGSDDVVVDLTRAEVDDLGRGLLGEDPAVGLADLRERWAGRRLTALVADGEADLPLTGLSGLAATVGRARGLELADVLAADADAQRWASLLGLDPGPGSGAAGGAGLILQAIGARVTDPLTELTARYELEGTAAAADVVVTGAENLDFHSVGGAVVQHVVGLAGRALRPAIAVVGRNYISARELRLAGLESAYPVSVATGDDAATVEGLTRVARGVAATWRW, from the coding sequence GTGAGGGTTCTCGTCGCATCCGACGCCATCGCGGGCCTGAGCGCCCGCGAGACCTCGGAGGTCATCGCACGCGCCTTCGCGGGTGAGGGCGCCCAGGTCGCCGTCGTGCCGCTGGCCGCCGGCGGCCCCGAGCTCGCCGACAGCCTCCGCGAGGCGGCCCCCGGCGTGACCGTGCTGGCGCCGGCCACCGTCGCCGACCTCGCCGACGCCCTGGAGGCGGGCTCCGACGACGTGGTGGTGGACCTCACCCGCGCCGAGGTCGACGACCTCGGACGGGGGCTGCTGGGCGAGGACCCGGCGGTCGGGCTGGCCGATCTGCGGGAGCGCTGGGCGGGCCGCCGCCTGACGGCGCTGGTGGCCGACGGCGAGGCTGACCTCCCGCTGACCGGGCTCAGCGGGCTCGCCGCCACCGTCGGGCGGGCCAGAGGGCTGGAGCTGGCCGACGTGCTGGCCGCGGATGCCGACGCGCAGCGGTGGGCCTCGTTGCTGGGGCTCGACCCCGGGCCGGGCAGCGGCGCGGCCGGGGGAGCGGGACTGATCCTGCAGGCCATCGGCGCCCGCGTCACCGACCCGCTGACCGAGCTCACCGCGCGGTACGAGCTGGAGGGCACCGCGGCCGCGGCCGATGTGGTCGTGACGGGAGCCGAGAACCTGGACTTCCACAGCGTCGGCGGCGCCGTCGTGCAGCACGTCGTCGGGCTCGCCGGCCGCGCGCTGCGCCCCGCGATCGCGGTGGTGGGGCGCAACTACATCTCCGCGCGAGAGCTCCGGCTGGCCGGCCTCGAGTCCGCCTACCCCGTGTCCGTCGCCACCGGCGACGATGCGGCGACCGTCGAAGGACTCACCCGCGTCGCGCGCGGTGTGGCCGCCACCTGGCGCTGGTGA
- the pspAA gene encoding PspA-associated protein PspAA has protein sequence MIVRIMGQGQWVMEPEHLLELNELDRALEDRVEAGDEAGMVQALEALTAGVRRLGVEVPDDVIVESDLVLPDTDVSLADVRELLASTTQYYGLIPDADEDTPDL, from the coding sequence ATGATCGTGCGCATCATGGGTCAGGGGCAGTGGGTCATGGAGCCCGAGCACCTGCTGGAGCTGAACGAGCTGGACCGCGCTCTCGAGGATCGTGTGGAGGCCGGTGACGAGGCCGGCATGGTCCAGGCGCTCGAGGCGCTGACGGCGGGGGTGCGCCGACTCGGCGTCGAGGTGCCCGACGACGTGATCGTCGAGTCCGACCTCGTGCTGCCCGACACCGACGTGTCCCTGGCCGACGTCCGCGAGCTGCTGGCGTCCACCACCCAGTACTACGGGCTGATCCCCGACGCCGACGAGGACACGCCCGACCTGTGA
- a CDS encoding PspA/IM30 family protein encodes MASIFERIALVFKSKANKALDKYEDPRETLDYSYQKQLELLQNVRRGVADVATSRKRVELQASKMNSEVERLTTAAQRALESNREDLAREALTRKAGLQEQLNDLQTQHAALQAEEEKLVRASSRLQAKVDAFRTRKETIKATYSAAEAQTRINEAFTGISEEMGDVGLAIQRAEDKTQELQARASAVDELLASGALEDPTGLAKDDISRELDALAANSSVESELAAMKAQLTGGSPAARPELQAGAETTQEEPQS; translated from the coding sequence GTGGCCAGCATTTTTGAACGTATCGCACTGGTCTTCAAGTCGAAGGCCAACAAGGCCCTCGACAAGTACGAGGACCCCCGCGAGACGCTCGACTACTCGTACCAGAAGCAGCTTGAGCTGCTGCAGAACGTGCGTCGCGGCGTCGCCGACGTCGCCACCAGCCGCAAGCGCGTCGAGCTGCAGGCCTCCAAGATGAACTCCGAGGTCGAGCGCCTGACCACCGCCGCCCAGCGTGCCCTCGAGTCCAACCGCGAGGACCTCGCCCGCGAAGCGCTGACCCGCAAGGCGGGGCTGCAGGAGCAGCTCAACGACCTGCAGACGCAGCACGCCGCGCTGCAGGCCGAGGAGGAGAAGCTGGTGCGGGCCAGCTCGCGCCTGCAGGCGAAGGTCGACGCCTTCCGCACGCGGAAGGAGACCATCAAGGCGACCTACTCCGCGGCCGAGGCGCAGACCCGGATCAACGAGGCGTTCACCGGCATCTCCGAGGAGATGGGCGACGTCGGCCTCGCGATCCAGCGCGCCGAGGACAAGACGCAGGAGCTGCAGGCCCGCGCGTCCGCCGTCGACGAGCTGCTGGCCTCCGGCGCCCTCGAGGACCCGACCGGCCTGGCCAAGGACGACATCTCCCGCGAGCTCGACGCGCTGGCCGCCAACTCGTCGGTCGAGAGCGAGCTGGCCGCGATGAAGGCCCAGCTCACCGGCGGTTCCCCCGCCGCGCGCCCCGAGCTGCAGGCCGGGGCCGAGACCACGCAGGAGGAGCCGCAGTCATGA
- a CDS encoding DUF3043 domain-containing protein, whose protein sequence is MALFRPYERKESSAEGDQISALTPKGRQAEEKARKTAAAPAAPAATVVTEAEEPEKIRVPRKKDAPTPTRKQAQAARMDRLHPQLTPKEQKKADRIARQQAQADNWEKIETSPERVLLRNFVDSRWTAAEFMMPAMILVMAAVMATMSNAVLSSWIALTLWVLLLITIINVGFMWRGFKKLLAERIPGASTKGLLVYMFNRSLMLRRFRQPSPVIKRGEAF, encoded by the coding sequence GTGGCCCTGTTCCGCCCCTATGAGCGCAAGGAGTCGTCCGCGGAGGGCGACCAGATCTCCGCCCTGACCCCGAAGGGTCGCCAGGCCGAGGAGAAGGCGCGCAAGACCGCCGCAGCCCCCGCGGCCCCCGCGGCCACGGTCGTCACCGAAGCGGAGGAGCCGGAGAAGATCCGCGTCCCCCGCAAGAAGGACGCCCCCACGCCCACCCGCAAGCAGGCCCAGGCCGCCCGGATGGACCGGCTGCACCCCCAGCTGACGCCCAAGGAACAGAAGAAGGCCGACCGGATCGCGCGCCAGCAGGCCCAGGCCGACAACTGGGAGAAGATCGAGACCTCCCCCGAGCGCGTGCTGCTGCGCAACTTCGTCGACTCCCGATGGACCGCTGCCGAGTTCATGATGCCCGCGATGATCCTGGTGATGGCCGCGGTCATGGCGACGATGAGCAACGCGGTGCTGTCCAGCTGGATCGCACTCACGCTGTGGGTGCTGCTGCTGATCACGATCATCAACGTCGGTTTCATGTGGCGGGGCTTCAAGAAGCTGCTCGCCGAGCGCATCCCCGGCGCCTCCACCAAGGGGCTGCTGGTCTACATGTTCAACCGTTCGCTGATGCTGCGCCGCTTCCGCCAGCCGTCGCCGGTCATCAAGCGCGGCGAGGCCTTCTGA
- a CDS encoding leucyl aminopeptidase, protein MTRINPTLTLSKSLPKSAGVVVVGLASVNTADTAAVGVTADLDKAYQKAFGHTVHEMALALGAKSEADAVTRLPARDGLRVLVVGLGDADVTPDRLRSATGVALRTAAGLADAADLQVAVSLEVSDPELIQAAAEGSLLGAYRFARLTADAPATAVASVVLVTPVVDAVQKAAAEEARVIAEAVCQARDWQNTPANLLYPESFADAARAYVKDAKIAVEILDEKALDKYGYGGILAVGGGSARAPRLARFSYAPRGATAHLALVGKGITFDSGGLDIKPAGGMAGMKFDMSGAASVVAAIRAIADLGLKVQVTAYAALAENMPSGSAYRSSDVLTMFDGQTVENYNTDAEGRLVMADAIGRAAQDKPELIVDIATLTGACMVGLGLRTAGLITNGEETSDVLLDAAETAGEDFWELPLNDYVRGQLTSTVADMRSGASQRWGGALVAGAFLERFVPEGTAWAHLDIAGPAENPDEAFGYTPKGGTGMGVRTLISLASRLADQRG, encoded by the coding sequence GTGACTCGAATCAACCCGACCCTGACTCTCAGCAAGTCTCTTCCGAAGTCCGCCGGCGTGGTCGTCGTCGGCCTGGCGAGCGTCAACACGGCAGACACGGCCGCCGTCGGCGTGACCGCGGACCTCGACAAGGCATACCAGAAGGCCTTCGGCCACACGGTCCACGAGATGGCCCTCGCCCTGGGCGCGAAGTCCGAGGCCGACGCCGTCACCCGACTGCCGGCCCGCGACGGGCTACGGGTCCTGGTGGTCGGGCTCGGCGACGCGGACGTGACCCCCGACCGGCTCCGCAGCGCCACCGGCGTCGCGCTGCGCACGGCCGCCGGCCTGGCCGACGCGGCCGACCTGCAGGTCGCGGTGTCGCTGGAGGTCTCCGATCCCGAGCTGATCCAGGCCGCGGCGGAGGGCTCGCTGCTCGGCGCCTACCGGTTCGCCCGCCTCACCGCAGACGCCCCCGCCACCGCGGTCGCCTCCGTCGTGCTGGTCACCCCCGTTGTCGACGCCGTCCAGAAGGCCGCCGCCGAGGAGGCCCGCGTGATCGCCGAAGCCGTCTGCCAGGCGCGCGACTGGCAGAACACCCCGGCGAACCTGCTCTACCCCGAGTCTTTCGCCGACGCCGCCAGGGCCTACGTCAAGGATGCGAAGATCGCCGTCGAGATCCTGGATGAGAAGGCCCTGGACAAGTACGGCTACGGCGGCATCCTCGCGGTCGGCGGCGGCTCGGCCCGCGCGCCGCGGCTCGCCCGCTTCTCGTACGCTCCCCGCGGCGCCACGGCGCACCTCGCGCTGGTGGGCAAGGGCATCACGTTCGACTCGGGTGGCCTCGACATCAAGCCCGCGGGCGGCATGGCCGGCATGAAGTTCGACATGTCGGGGGCGGCCTCGGTCGTCGCGGCCATCCGCGCTATCGCCGACCTCGGCCTCAAGGTCCAGGTCACCGCCTACGCTGCGCTGGCAGAGAACATGCCGTCGGGCAGCGCGTACCGTTCGAGCGACGTGCTCACCATGTTCGACGGCCAGACGGTCGAGAACTACAACACCGACGCCGAGGGCCGCCTCGTGATGGCCGACGCCATCGGCCGGGCCGCGCAGGACAAGCCGGAGCTGATCGTCGACATCGCGACCCTGACGGGGGCCTGCATGGTCGGGCTCGGGTTGCGCACGGCCGGCCTGATCACCAACGGCGAGGAGACCTCCGACGTGCTGCTGGACGCCGCGGAGACCGCGGGCGAGGACTTCTGGGAGCTCCCGCTGAACGACTACGTCCGCGGTCAGCTCACCTCCACCGTCGCCGACATGCGCTCGGGCGCAAGCCAGCGCTGGGGCGGCGCGCTGGTGGCCGGTGCCTTCCTCGAGAGGTTCGTCCCCGAGGGCACCGCATGGGCCCACCTCGACATCGCGGGCCCGGCCGAGAACCCCGACGAGGCGTTCGGCTACACGCCGAAGGGCGGCACAGGGATGGGTGTTCGCACGCTCATCTCGCTGGCCTCCAGGCTGGCCGATCAGCGCGGCTGA